One window from the genome of Breoghania sp. L-A4 encodes:
- a CDS encoding TRAP transporter fused permease subunit: MNDPLEATRPHRAERLATLLGLILVIIGLLNTIPSIPGLDGFVQDLAGDPNFVVRKFSYEYLYPLAFVLMMTIVALKHSFYRDAAGKSRRARILSAGMDIALVAMAIVIALSYLIEIDSVCLIDQFTGERQALIARALQEEREFAELYGLPAPASVDDPACINTLGVWIFAVVGGAIAVFLGYNVKVWGFPLVAVAILIAAYAMLTVLVWYVFGADESMNKYLITKLGGEPRLLLDGRPNVEDILVNNAQGLLGRFMGILLNTVFPYIVLGSLFGISAGGRSLIKIAFLWTRRLRGGPAHAAIVSSALFGTISGGPVVNVLSTGVLTIPMMLKRGFSRVFAGGVEAAASSGGQIMPPVMGVAAFVLSAMTVVPYREVIIAAVIPALAYFGCLFLSVVFQARKQGIQAVGDVSDDMRLTGADWLHLVMIVAPILLILFLLVTPKEAIGCGPIAALLGVETIIQNGACRTETLPWLFQLVQNSAGDAGSAGWWATALLAALFFLDKDIRSNPRKLLGAFATAGILISTLYLMFLAVSVIDFSLNFTGLSGFIARDMLNVLRSFAPELQSGGVFLFLALMVTMILAILLGMGMPTVPAYINVALLMGPMIVGLGIATFTAHMFIFFFAVASAITPPVAIAAFAAASLTRADPMATGFSAVRSGVVMFILPFVFAFYPELLLIDAAKLDPTASGAAIFIEGYGAGIDWAALGYIVARLVVALYLITGALARFDMRAMSKWETLLRLGLAVMILMRDPLLALPALAFTVAYLGWHWSSARATRVSAAA; encoded by the coding sequence ATGAACGATCCTTTGGAAGCGACGCGCCCGCACAGGGCGGAGCGGCTGGCCACCCTTCTCGGCCTCATTCTGGTGATCATCGGCCTGTTGAACACGATCCCGTCGATCCCGGGCCTGGACGGCTTTGTCCAGGATCTGGCCGGCGACCCCAATTTCGTCGTTCGAAAATTCTCCTACGAATATCTCTATCCGCTCGCCTTCGTGCTGATGATGACGATCGTGGCGCTCAAGCATTCGTTTTACCGCGATGCGGCGGGCAAGAGCCGGCGCGCCCGCATCCTCTCGGCCGGAATGGACATCGCCCTGGTGGCCATGGCCATCGTCATCGCGCTCTCCTATCTGATCGAGATCGATTCCGTCTGCCTGATCGACCAGTTCACCGGCGAGCGTCAGGCGCTGATCGCCCGGGCGCTGCAGGAGGAACGTGAGTTCGCCGAGCTTTATGGCCTGCCCGCGCCCGCCAGCGTCGACGACCCGGCCTGCATCAACACCCTCGGCGTCTGGATCTTCGCGGTGGTCGGCGGCGCGATCGCGGTTTTCCTCGGCTACAACGTGAAGGTCTGGGGCTTTCCGCTCGTCGCCGTCGCCATCCTGATCGCCGCCTACGCCATGCTCACCGTGCTGGTGTGGTACGTCTTCGGCGCCGACGAGAGCATGAACAAATACCTGATCACCAAGCTCGGCGGCGAACCGAGGCTGCTGCTGGACGGGCGCCCCAACGTCGAGGACATCCTCGTCAACAACGCGCAAGGCCTGCTCGGCCGTTTCATGGGCATCCTGCTCAACACCGTGTTCCCCTATATCGTGCTGGGCTCGCTGTTCGGCATATCCGCCGGCGGCCGCTCGCTGATCAAGATCGCCTTCCTGTGGACCCGCCGCCTGCGCGGCGGGCCGGCGCATGCGGCCATCGTCTCCTCGGCCCTGTTCGGCACGATCTCCGGCGGCCCGGTCGTCAACGTGCTCTCCACCGGCGTACTGACCATCCCGATGATGCTCAAGCGCGGATTCTCGCGGGTTTTCGCCGGCGGCGTGGAAGCCGCGGCGTCGAGCGGCGGGCAGATCATGCCGCCGGTGATGGGCGTCGCCGCCTTCGTGCTCTCGGCCATGACCGTGGTGCCCTATCGCGAGGTAATCATCGCCGCCGTCATCCCGGCGCTCGCCTATTTCGGCTGCCTGTTCCTCTCGGTGGTGTTCCAGGCACGCAAACAGGGCATCCAGGCGGTCGGCGACGTGTCCGACGACATGCGGCTGACCGGCGCGGACTGGCTGCATCTGGTCATGATCGTCGCGCCAATCCTGCTGATCCTGTTCCTGCTGGTGACGCCGAAGGAGGCCATCGGCTGCGGCCCGATCGCGGCGCTTCTCGGCGTGGAGACGATCATCCAGAACGGCGCCTGCCGGACCGAGACCCTGCCGTGGCTGTTCCAGCTCGTTCAGAATTCCGCCGGAGACGCGGGATCCGCCGGCTGGTGGGCGACCGCGCTGCTCGCGGCCCTGTTCTTCCTGGACAAGGACATCCGGTCCAATCCGCGCAAGCTGCTCGGGGCCTTCGCCACCGCCGGCATCCTGATCAGCACGCTTTATCTGATGTTCCTCGCCGTCTCGGTGATCGACTTCAGCCTCAATTTCACAGGCCTGTCGGGCTTCATCGCCCGCGACATGCTCAACGTGCTGCGCAGCTTCGCGCCCGAATTGCAATCCGGCGGCGTGTTTCTGTTCCTGGCGCTGATGGTGACCATGATCCTGGCCATCCTGCTGGGCATGGGCATGCCCACCGTGCCGGCCTACATCAATGTCGCGCTGCTGATGGGGCCGATGATCGTCGGGCTGGGGATCGCGACCTTCACCGCGCATATGTTCATCTTCTTCTTCGCCGTGGCCTCGGCGATCACGCCGCCGGTGGCGATCGCGGCGTTTGCGGCCGCCTCGCTCACCCGGGCGGATCCGATGGCGACGGGCTTCTCCGCCGTGCGCTCGGGCGTGGTGATGTTCATCCTGCCGTTTGTCTTCGCATTCTATCCCGAGCTGCTGCTGATCGACGCGGCGAAGCTGGACCCCACAGCGAGCGGCGCCGCGATCTTCATCGAAGGCTATGGCGCGGGCATCGACTGGGCGGCGCTCGGGTACATCGTTGCGCGGCTGGTGGTGGCGCTCTACCTCATCACCGGCGCGCTGGCGCGCTTCGACATGCGCGCGATGAGCAAATGGGAAACGCTTCTGCGCCTCGGCCTCGCCGTGATGATCCTGATGCGCGATCCGCTGCTCGCCCTGCCGGCGCTGGCATTCACCGTAGCCTATCTGGGCTGGCACTGGTCTTCAGCGCGCGCCACGAGGGTATCCGCGGCAGCCTGA
- a CDS encoding TAXI family TRAP transporter solute-binding subunit, whose product MRCFPAWRRISRRLYPVVLALMIGPLPAGPLKADDAILVRGGSISGLYYRLAGEICAVWNDAASTASCTARPGLGSVFNINAIGRGLQMFAFAQSDRSWQAWYGEDEWRNLGPVGNLRSLFGAHDETVLLVVRKDAGIRQPSDLVGKRVNIGNPASGQRGNAELVLSTFGIDADTDIMAEALQQSAAAKALIAGDIDALFYTVGNPSEAISAPADSADIDILDLDSDAIRAMVDTHPYLSLQSVPAGTYHGVDHKVTTFGLKAMMLTSTEVPDDLAYRMVKTVFDNLDRVKAAHPAFRTLNAPDMVRDLTPPLHEGAKRYYRERGWIGAE is encoded by the coding sequence ATGCGTTGTTTCCCGGCGTGGCGGCGCATCTCCAGACGTCTTTATCCGGTTGTCCTGGCGCTGATGATCGGGCCGCTTCCGGCCGGCCCGCTCAAGGCCGATGACGCGATCCTGGTGCGCGGCGGATCGATCAGCGGTCTGTACTACCGTCTCGCAGGCGAGATTTGCGCGGTTTGGAATGACGCCGCGAGCACTGCCAGTTGCACGGCCCGGCCGGGGCTTGGCTCGGTCTTCAACATCAATGCCATTGGCCGCGGCCTGCAGATGTTCGCCTTCGCCCAGTCCGACCGGAGCTGGCAGGCCTGGTACGGCGAGGATGAGTGGCGCAATCTCGGCCCGGTCGGCAATCTGCGCAGTCTCTTTGGGGCGCATGACGAAACCGTGCTGCTGGTCGTGCGCAAGGACGCGGGCATCCGCCAGCCATCCGATCTGGTCGGCAAGCGGGTCAACATCGGCAATCCGGCGTCCGGCCAGCGCGGCAATGCCGAACTTGTCCTGAGCACATTCGGCATCGATGCCGACACCGATATCATGGCCGAGGCCCTGCAGCAAAGCGCTGCGGCGAAAGCCCTGATTGCGGGGGACATAGACGCGCTTTTCTACACGGTCGGAAACCCGTCGGAGGCGATTTCCGCTCCGGCCGATTCTGCCGATATCGATATTCTCGATCTCGATTCCGATGCGATCAGGGCAATGGTTGACACGCACCCCTACCTGTCCCTGCAGTCGGTTCCCGCCGGCACCTATCATGGCGTCGATCACAAGGTCACGACCTTTGGCCTGAAGGCGATGATGCTGACCAGCACGGAGGTTCCCGACGACCTGGCCTATCGGATGGTGAAGACCGTGTTTGACAATCTCGACCGCGTCAAAGCCGCGCATCCGGCCTTTCGGACGCTCAACGCTCCGGACATGGTGCGCGATCTCACGCCGCCCCTGCATGAGGGCGCGAAGCGCTACTACCGTGAACGGGGCTGGATCGGAGCGGAGTGA
- a CDS encoding transporter substrate-binding domain-containing protein produces the protein MATLALAAAIVTALPAGLAPARADEPYLVVVNDAPPFRIIENWGGDSGYAGAYIDTIFEIQRRTGIPLEFRHVPFARALAMMENGAADIMLGPNWSVERAAYMVYLDASFPAETKVFFAPDGGSDVESYQDLKSLRVGVLRAARYFEPFDSDDTIQKITFDTYRSAFVAARQGRVDVVIIPERQGKYLLRQFGWSFTASSFRVPGTPSFITISRKSNLIKKKAKIEDVMEQLNQEGFFARLLVTYLE, from the coding sequence TTGGCAACACTTGCTCTGGCGGCGGCGATCGTGACCGCGCTGCCGGCGGGTCTTGCGCCAGCCCGCGCGGATGAGCCCTATCTGGTCGTGGTGAACGATGCGCCCCCGTTCCGGATCATCGAGAACTGGGGCGGCGATTCCGGCTACGCGGGCGCCTATATCGACACGATTTTCGAGATCCAGCGGCGTACCGGCATTCCGCTTGAGTTTCGCCATGTTCCTTTCGCCAGGGCGTTGGCGATGATGGAAAACGGCGCCGCGGACATCATGCTGGGGCCGAACTGGAGCGTTGAACGCGCCGCGTACATGGTCTATCTCGACGCGTCGTTTCCCGCGGAGACCAAGGTCTTCTTTGCGCCCGATGGAGGCAGCGATGTCGAGTCCTATCAGGACCTGAAGAGCTTGCGCGTCGGCGTCCTTCGGGCGGCACGCTATTTCGAGCCATTCGACTCCGACGACACGATCCAGAAGATCACCTTCGACACCTACCGCTCCGCCTTTGTCGCGGCACGGCAAGGCAGGGTCGATGTGGTGATTATTCCCGAAAGGCAGGGCAAGTATCTGCTGCGCCAGTTCGGCTGGTCTTTCACGGCCTCCTCCTTCCGGGTTCCCGGAACGCCGTCATTTATAACGATTTCCAGAAAATCGAATTTGATCAAGAAGAAGGCCAAGATCGAAGACGTCATGGAACAATTGAACCAGGAAGGGTTTTTTGCACGTTTGCTGGTTACCTATCTGGAGTAG